CTCCCCCTCTTCCTCTCCCTCCCCTCcccatctttctatttttttaatattaataagattgtcaaaaagaaaaagattaatattttgactttttttttcttgatactaaagaGGAGAAGGAtaactctaaatttttttattgtttttattatatAAAGAGGAGTGTactttcttctaaagtttttcAACTTGCTAAGTTGGTTTAAAATATAactttatggagtaaattgataaTGGAGCTATAGTTTATTGGagtaaaatgataataacttTAAGGGCTAAACTTGtatttttactttaattaacaaattccgttaagtttgaccgttaatcttgggggtaaagtgactaaaagataatgtTAAAAGGGAAATTGATAGTAGCACCAAATGTTAAGggagtaaagtgataataaccctaaattaaaaaaaatgctctTAAACATTAGAATATATTTTAGAAATTAATTAGGCTTGCCATTTTGGTTATTGGGGGGTGCTcttaagaaagaaaattttattGAAGTATCTTTTTACAAGCGtgttttgagtgaaaaatgtgCTTGAATTTGTCTTCCAAATAGGGAGGAGTTTAATATATACTATAATAGTACTTCATTACAAGGGTGGCCATTGAAAGTCGCTATAGAACTACTAGAAGTTTAATCTAAAATGAAATATTAGCTTTCACACCAATTTAGATACTAAATACTACTAAAAACTAACTTTTTCACCATCTACAACAATTCAACAATTCAGTTCCTTAATGTTGTGTACTGCTAATTTGGGTTACATATAATATGTTGGTAAAAACCATTAATTTGAACTTTTACTAGTGAACATATAGTTTTTAGTCCAAAGCATAGAGGGGTTGAAGTTAGATTTTTAATCTATACTTAGGTAAAGAGTTAAGCGATTCTTACTTTTCTAAATGCTTTTCATGACTTGATAACTCTACAAAACTACACGTTTTATATATGAATGCTTTGGCCTATGTGCCTCCGATGGGCTCATTTCCTAATCATTGGATATTGGTTGTGTATTAGAATTATGTGTAATTCCTAGTGGATGTTTTATTAAATGAAGTTTGGATTGGTTTTTGTGAGGATGCTTTAGTTTATTCTTAATTCTACCTTGCATAATTTGAGAAGACCAACGTCAGTGTCTCACGTTTTCTGCTAATAATCCTATTTCCTCCGTTGACATCCACGATTATGATGAAAAGGAATGGTTTGTTACCCTTATATGTTTAGATGGTAGATTATTTGAgatgttatttgaaataattactagggataatttcaaaaacctttcCTGAGATTGGTTATAATATCACTCAGCTCctctaaagttttaaaaatctCACTTACCTTCCTTGTCAGTTTGACAAGACTAAATATTCCTATCAAatgtcacaaaattcacaagatTATCCTTGCTCTTAATAACTATataaccaaaaaacaaaataaaataaaattttaaaccaAAATATCTAGATTAAAAAATTGATATCTAATAATGGTCCATGTTTCTTTATACAGAGGTCATTGTAGGATAACAAAGAATGTGGGTAAATTAAATCTAGTCAAAATCAACTATTTAGAAGGATGTTGGTGAGTAATTGACACttgaaaaattttgtgaatAATTATAAGGAAGTCAAGAAATTTAATTAGGAAATGTATTTTAGTATATGATGCAATTTAAGTGGTATTGAAACTAAAATAATCTCTTCATACATGTGaattttgaagatgtaaatttTGTTCTTGTTCCAATACAACAAAATAAATAGTTCAAGTCAAGAAATTTATACcttataaatatttaatttaattttatcttttattgttGTTGTAAACTTCATAAGTAACATAATATGAGAGTATTGTTGAAATAAaagttttatcttttttgtatTTCCTCTAAAGGAGCtaaaatattacaaaaaatgTCAATCAaagggaggtaagtgagattttaaaaacctTAGGAAAGTCAAGTGATATTATGAAAAACCTCTAAGggtggtttctgaaattatccctaattgctattgcactttttgtgatataatgtatatgagataaaaatatgattgaaaagataaaaacgGTATGATAAAAGATGTATTCATTATGCAAGCAAATAATTTTTCGACAAATAAGTGCTATCCAGACACAAACATGTTATCCTTTCCTAGTAGTCCTTTAAGGATTTTCATTTACCTCATTATTCTTTGGGAAAAGAGTTCTAATGGCCCTCCAACTCTTACCCAGGTAAAGTTTTGGCCCTCCAACAATTAAAGATAAATTTTTGGCCCTCGATCTAACAAAGTAGTATATTAGTGGCCCTTCTGTCAAATCCAGCAGTTAACTATGACAGGAAATTTCATCTCGTGAGATGCGCCACCAAATATGAAGGGCACTATAGTCTATTTGCCAAGACAGAGTAAAAACAGTTTCACCAACAATTTTCCCTCCAACAATTTCCACCCTCTTTGCTGTAAAACCCTAGTGCGACTTAAATCAGAGTTCTCAATCCGGATGCTGTAGTGAAAGTGGTAATTGCCGGCGTGGGAGGGGTTGTATAGGCAGAAATAGAGTGGCAAATACGGAGGAAAGATGACTACTTTGATCCGTACCTTGTTTACGGTAATTGAAATTGTTGTTTACTAACTCATTTGGGTTTAAGATTTGTTTATATGTTTGGGTAATGTGTACTGGAACTTATTTGTTTACTAGATGCATGTGTAATGAGACTTATTTGTTTATATGTTGGGGTAATGGTGCTGTTGGGAGGCTAAGTGGTCCAATTTGTGGTCCTACTTTGTTTGTTGTAAATTGACAATATCGGACAAAAGAGGTTGTTTTGAAAGTGATGTATTTTAATGGCTGAAAAGGgacactttatttgtttagggtaatttttttttggctgaatACTTaccaattcagtatttcatttGTCAGTCTCTATGTGTTTTTTGTTGACTGTTTTATCCCAATTGCCATTGTAGAGACTGATTTTGAATGGTTTACTATTCGGATGCATCATGGGGGTAGAATTATGTGGGAACAGTATGTATGGTATGCTAATGGAGAGGTGGACTATGTAGATGTTTGTGATGCCGAAAGAATGTCAACTATTGAACTAAATAAAATGGTGGAGAAAATGGGACATCGTAATGCTGCCATAATGTATTACTACCTTGAACCAAATAAGGATCTAACAAATGGTTTAAGAGAGTTGTGCACCGATGATGACGTTAACAAATTTTGTGCTTGGATTTTTAAGTACAAGGTAATGGAAGTCTATTGTAACCATCTAACAGCTGAAGAAATTAATAGTTGCAAGTCTCCCAAAGTGATCCAACCAGCAGAAAAGAAGAAGACTGGTGTTTTGATAGAAGAGTTGGATAGGGAGGGTAGTGTAGTAGAGGAATCTTTTTCTCACCTAGTTCCTAAGAGGAGATAGTTAATTAGAAATTTAACTGGAGAACAGAGTCAAAGTAGAAGAACAGCCAAGAACCAGCACATTGCTGAACAAAGTGGTGATGCACAAGCATCTATTCATGAGGAGCATCATGTAGGGTCCTTAAGTGAGCAGCAACATGTGCAGCAACCTGAGCAACATGTAGGGTCCTTAAGTGAGCAGCAACAGGAGCAGCAACCTGAGCAGCAACATGTAGGTTCTTCAACTGGATGACAAAATGGTGATGCACAAGCATGTCATAGCCCGCAGCATGTTGGAGAAACTGATACAGCACAAGAAGGATTGAGGTGTCAACAGCCTAATGAAGATGAAGGAAATGGAGGAGATGATGAAGATTCTGGATCAAAAAATGAATGTGACAGATTCAGTGGTGATGTAGAATATTGTAGAGATGAGGATCTTCTTGATGATTTGACATTGGAGCCAACTCAGTGTAGAAGCACATTAAAAGAGATGCAAACTAGAGGACCTTCACAGCAGGGAGGAGAAGCAACTGAGCAGGCTACTACTGAACATTGTACTACTGAACAGGCTACTACCTAACAAGCTGAAACACAAAAGTCCCTAGAACAACAGCAAACacagcagaaaaaaaaaagtaaggcGAAGAAGAAAAACGTAACAGCAGCAGCAGACCCAAGATTCTGCACCAGAAGTAGATGCGTTGGCAGAAGATACAATTCCAGATCATCTAAGTAGTGATGCTGATTCATCAGAGGAAGATCAAAAAGCTGAACAGTATGCTGGTAGGTATAAAGATTTTTCCTGAAAAAAATTTAGGATTGATACAAGGTTCGAGTTGGGTTTGAAATTTGAGTCAAGAGCCAATTCAAAACTGCTATCCAAGAATATAGAATTAAGATGGGAAAACCAGTGTACACAAAGAAGAATGAACCAAAGAGGGTGAGAGCCAGGTGTAAAGATCCATGTCCATGGAATGTGTTTGCCTCAATTGAAAAGGCACTTGGTACAGCAGATTTGGTGGTGAAGACAATGTATGACAAGCATGAAAACTGTAATCATgcttggaaaaataaaaatttgaaggCCAATTGGTTGTCAAATAGATATATGGAGAGAATTAGATCAAACACTCGCATGCCAACTCGGAAGATTAGGCAAACAGTGCATGAGGAGTATCAAATCCAAATTTCTAAATGGATGGCTTCTAATGCGAGGAAATTGGCTGTCAAAATGATACAGGGGTCGGTTGAAGTCCAATACAAGAAAATTTGGGAGTATTGTACTGAGATAAAGAAGACACATGAAGGGAGTACAATGGAGATAATGTTTACTCCATTTAGAGGATTAGGGGGTAATCCTAAATTCATGAGGTTATACTGCTGTTTAAGACCACTGAAAAAGGGATTCAAGGATGGCTGTAGGCTAATAATAGGCCTGGATGGTTGCCATCTAAAAGGGATTTATAGAGGACAGTTACTAACTGTCATTGCTGCAGACCCGAATAATGGATGGTGGCCTATTGCCTGGGCAGTTGTGGAGAGAGAAACAACTGAACAGTGGACTTGGTTTCTCAAATATCTAAGTGAAGACTTGGAAATCAAAAATCAGTGCCACTATACCTTTATATCAGATCAGCAAAAGATATGATATGAaactttgaaattcaaaatttgattcaAATATGGTAGAAGCTAACAGTGTATCATGATTTCATTTTAGGGGCTAGACAGGGCACTTAGTGAAGTTCTACCTGGATATGAGCACAGGTATTtttatcaagttttttttttgcattataaTTTTTCAATTGTTTAATAACGACTTAAACTACTTTGTAAAAACAGGTATTATGTGCAACATATGTACtgcaatttcaagaaaaagcaTTTTGGTTTGGCTCTTAAAAATAGGATGTGGAATATAACATGTTGCACAACAGTGGAAATGTACGACAAAGCTATGGAAGAACTTTAAACTTTTGATAAGAATGCATATGAATGGGTCAAGAAAGCTCCTCATCCTCGACATTGGTGCAAAGCATACTTTCCAACTCACGTGAAGAGTGATATGATAGTGAATAACCTATGCGAGTCCTTCAATGCCCATATTAAAGATGCAAGGGACCAACCTATCATTACAATATTAGAACTGATAAGGGAATATCTTATGGACAGGATCCAAAGAAGACGAGCTGCAATGGAGAAATAGAAGGGCTTCACTGGACCTTTAATTAATGAGATTGCTCAGACTAGGGTCAAGCATTCAAGTCAGTGGATGCGCATTTGAAATGCACTGCATGGCTATCAAGTCAAGGGTCCAAGAGAGGCCCAATTTGCAGTagatatgcaaaaaaaatattgtactTGCAGATTATGGGAGATTAGCAGAATTCCCTGCTATCATGCAATTGCTGCTATCTTCATGAGAGAAGAGGATCCTTACAATTATCTGGATCGTTCTTATAGTAGAGGCCTCTTCTTCAAGATTTATGAGAATGTTTTGCAGCCAATTAGTGGTGAGGATCATTGGCCCTCATTCACCATGCCTGTGTTGGATCCACCAATACCAGTTACTCAACCTGGTAGGCCTAAAAAGGCCCAGAGAAGGGATGTATCTGAGGGGAGGGATCATGGTAGAAGGTTGAGAAGGAGGATTGTCATTCATTGTAGAAAATGCGGTGAGGTTGGTCATAACGCAGCTACGTGCAAGAAGCCTCTCAATGAAGAAGCACAACAAGGTTCTAACAAGTCATTCGAGACTCAACCGAGTAATCAGCAAAGGCAGCAATCAGTAGCAAAAGAGAGGACAGTAAGTGCATGCAATTACTGTTAATTTTTCACTATTCTACATCCATCATGTACTTACACGTGTCATTTACAATTTTGATAAGAATAAGGACCCATGCCAGTCTTCTCAAAATTTGCAACAACAAACGCAACAGGCTAGCGATGAAACTGGACAGCAACATCCACAACAGAGCCAACAACATCATCATTCACAGCGAAGAAAAAACTCAGCTACAAAGCCGCTTACTGATGCAAAAAAGGGAGCCATCAATGCGATCTATACTTATTTGGATAAAGAACTCCCATTCACAGTTGGCAACTGGAAGGGGAGATGGAGTAGAAGAGGCAAAAGCAGAGGCAGAGGAAGAGGAAGACAAGGCGAAAGAGGAATGGGAGAAGGAACAACCACTAGAAGAGAAACTCAGCCATGATAGACCCATTTCTTTTTGATAAACTCTTTTTGTCTTATACTGTGTAAACTGATGATGACAATTCATTACCATATCAGAACATGTTTTTGTGTCTAGCAGttcttctctgttttttttttttttgtctagcAATTACTTGTTGGTAACATGCTGATTCTACTTTGTATTATAGCAGTTCCTTTTGATGCTCACAACATGGCTTTATCTGCTTCTTTTTCTTACACCATTATTATGCTTTTTTTCTAAGCACAATACCAAACCAATTCATTGAGTCGAACAAATGAACTACaacatttttatttaataaaaagaGATGAGCAAATATTTCATTGCAACCAGCACAAACACAGATTTCATTACAAGCTTTGCGGATACATCATACaactataaataaaaaatttacattaaaatgaacaatttgaattattttctTCCCCTGCAAACTTCAACTTGGAAAGGGCCAGGTGTTTGCAAGCACCTTGTATTTGCCGAAAACTGACAAGGTTTCCATTTTTTTGGCCCCAACtcatcaaaattaaacaaatcaaTATCCATGTTAAAAAAAGCAATTTGACCAGTAACTTATTAACCCATTTCTTGCTGCGAATGTCTTTCTCCAATTCTTTaactttttccttcaattttgttacctttctttcatttcttcttgctATTTCTTCGTATTCATCTCTGTCCTTTTCAGTTGCATTAATCTTTCGAAGAAGGTTAGGTATAATTTCTGTAGCCCGTCGGCACATCTCCTCATCGATCCATGCCCAATATCTGCAGCAACCTTCTACACACATAGCAAACCTTCGCCCAAGATTTTTTGAAGTCCACGAAATAATCACCATAGTCTCTTTCTCACATCTGCACACCGATAGAGGGGAACTGTTCATTCTTCGCATTTTCAGCTCCAACTTTGACTGGATGGAGATTTTTGTTGCTCTAACTTAAGGTAAGAGAAGAAGCAACCTTTTTTACTCTCTCTTTGCTTGGTCAACCATCCTTTAGAGACTATAATGCCCTTCATATTTGGTGGCGCGTCTCACGAGATGAAGCTTCCCGTCATAGTTAACTGCTGGATTTGACAGAAGGGCCACTAATATGCTAGTTTGTTAGATCGAGGGCAAAAAATTTATCTTTAATTGTTAAATGGCCAAAACTTTACCTGGGTAAGAGTTGGAAGGTCATTGGAACTCTTTTCCCTTGTTCTTTTCCTACCATGCAAGATCTTTATTACTACAAAAGTGAAGAAACCTCGTAAACAACATGACAGTTTTCGGATTGGAATGCCGTTtcgtttatatttttgtatcaTTTTATCCCTATTGCAGCCGTCGCTATTTCTAATTTAGTCGCATTTCAGGTTTATGAAAAATTTGTCCACCCTAAAACAAATTTTAGTGAAACAAACTGAAATGCCTCCTCTTCATTTTAATGTATATTCCATCGAATGACTCAAAGATCAGGAGATAACATATAgagtttttgttttatttattttttctggaATGCATAACTTATAATCCAAAGAAGAGGAGAATATAAACAAAGCAAAAAGTAGTTAACTGCATCAGAAGTCCATGGAGAAGGGAAAGCAGAGCTGCAACAGATGGGAGTTCAACGCATTACAGTCCGAAAGCTCAAGAATACATTCAAGTCATAGAACAAAGTGAAGATTTATTAAGAAACTAAGGTGGACGGGGTACGCAAAGGATACACCCAAAGCCGCAAAACTTACTACAGCTTTAAGCTGTTTTCTAGTCCTAAATACATTTTTGATATCTATCCTCAACTGTACAATCCTCTAAATCTTAAATTACCGAACGCTGGGGGAAGAGATACAAGGAGAACAACGAGCAGGAGCATACTACTGCCAGAATAAGCTGAAATAGCTTTGAATTGACAAATCTAACAAATTCCAGCTACTGCACTGACAGTGCCCTGCGACTGCAATTAACAGATAATTCTTGCCTTTTACGTGTCATTTTAACAGTCAAATCTTTAACCCTTTAAGATGCTGCTAGTCTGTCGATTCAGAAAAGCATTTGAAGGATCAACCTGAGTAGCTGGTGGTTTCAAGCCTTCTGAAATGTTCGTGAGGAAACTCCATGCAGAAGTCTAACAAATCCCAAGAAACTGAGTTTTCCATCAGAATGTCGTATCCAGTCCTGCAGAACTACATGAACAGGGACTGACGGACTAAGTCCGAGCTCCTGTGTAGAAATTAAAAGTCAGGAATAGCATTAAGAATGCTATCATTTAATGCACTACTCATCAATCATAAAGTCAAGTGTTAGGAGATCCTAATTCACAGAACTGAGAGTTATGTATTTTGGTGCTACAATTAGCATCATGACACAAAGCACTATTCTCAACCATTTCTTAGTAAACCCATGTAAGAGTAAATCTACATCAGCGGCTAACTGCTTCTAGTCATTGCGTTTTATTTCATCTGGATTACTGGCTCTAAAGCTAATACAAGGATTACATTTCAGACATAAATATGCATTTTAGAGTGAAAAGTCCCAGTTGATCATTCTGCCTGTTGTGGATCTATAATGCATCAAATTCCTATTGCCCACTTCAAAAGATATTTAATAAGTCATGCTAATTAGCAAAATGCACAACCTTATTATGAGTTCTCAAAAAGTTGCACCTGTAACAGAGTTTCAGATTGCGAGCTACGGTTCCTGTGGCTGTGTGTCTGTGTGGGGGTGTTTTGCATTGTCAATGCAAGGGtatgcaagggagagagaaaaaCTTACTGATGCAAGTTCCTCTATCATAATCGGTCTGTTCCCATCCTTCTCAAAAAGCTCGTAAGCACGGCGTGCATGTTGCTCCCAGCTTTCCATGCCTTCAAGCTGGTGCACACTTATTGCAGCTGCACAGAACTCTTCAAAGTCCATTTTTTTGTACTGAAGACAACTCACCTACgcaaagatgaaatatattgaGCTAGTCGAGAAATTAAGTGATACTTCAATTTCATAATGAGAGTCAGAAATTTACCAGGCTAACATATTCCAAAACCCTTGAATCTTTCATTGCATCAGTGGACATCCTTGTCACAGCCTGCAGAATTTCATGGCAGGGTTTTCTTTTTACCCGTCAATATCACTACTTTGAAATAAAAAGTGAAACACCAAAAGCAGTGTGACCCACAAAAACCAGTGCATTGCCTGTGCATGGGTGTCTGTTTGTGTGtctgtgagagagagagagtgtgtgacaCTTACCGATTTAAAGTTTTGTACTGATACATATCCACTTTTGTTTGGTCCCAACATTGTGAATTGCTCCCGAAGATATGTTAGTTGTGCTATTGTCAGTGTTTTGGCAAGAGCCTGTCAAGCCAAAGTTGACTTAGGTTGGTACGCAGCAAGGTAGATATACATGTTTTGAGTCCAAAAAACAGAATTAATAATTCTTGAATCTGTTTAACCAAGGCACTGAAATAGTTATTTGCAATTCAATCTGTTTGTGTTAAAAATACTTCGCCTTGCTTTTCTTACCTTCTGCCTCTCAGAGTATACTGAGAAAATACTATAAAATTTAAACAATCTAGAAATAAGCTCAGAAATCAAACAGAAGAAAGTCAAATGCAATGAATTCTACATAATGACAGGAAGATTCCTGCCAAAGGTAAATTACATACCCCTAAAGCAGCTTTTCTGAGAAG
The Coffea arabica cultivar ET-39 chromosome 6c, Coffea Arabica ET-39 HiFi, whole genome shotgun sequence genome window above contains:
- the LOC113693148 gene encoding uncharacterized protein: MGKPVYTKKNEPKRVRARCKDPCPWNVFASIEKALGTADLVVKTMYDKHENCNHAWKNKNLKANWLSNRYMERIRSNTRMPTRKIRQTVHEEYQIQISKWMASNARKLAVKMIQGSVEVQYKKIWEYCTEIKKTHEGSTMEIMFTPFRGLGGNPKFMRLYCCLRPLKKGFKDGCRLIIGLDGCHLKGIYRGQLLTVIAADPNNGWWPIAWAVVERETTEQWTWFLKYLSEDLEIKNQCHYTFISDQQKI